The following are from one region of the Coffea eugenioides isolate CCC68of chromosome 2, Ceug_1.0, whole genome shotgun sequence genome:
- the LOC113763461 gene encoding uncharacterized protein LOC113763461, whose translation MSLLYPRLRLFIFSLAVLAFTGVQLVTSHEESGEWDCEPDSEARVPAQFRPGVVTLDGHADDWQDVYGFEFSLLPALDPDEENAYKGGKMTVKALHDGKDMYFLLQVDGNYIYSKGDNHGCPSVALMFQVGESATYHRMGGCKESPNTCNKTSCRGYEVDIMHFSIGNAVPGRLYGGNPIDSREGNGGDRFGHLVDTYAWNPHCRNLDGIGPSGNDSTAQNDWRGAWWHSSLTTHTGFVAEDSPYASSGQKGTYYFEFSRPLRSMDSLQQDVQFTIGQSSKFSAAFWYPSDGNPWHGSAHYSVSCDWVPLDVSPGSSSPVKGKSGSAWGAASGFALLLSVVSFCISIFVGYRISINKAIPFTPMDRL comes from the exons ATGTCGCTTCTCTATCCGCGTCTTCGTCTTTTCATCTTCTCCCTCGCCGTCTTGGCTTTCACAGGAGTTCAACTGGTGACCTCCCATGAAGAGTCCGGCGAGTGGGACTGCGAGCCCGACTCGGAGGCCCGTGTCCCAGCCCAGTTCAGGCCCGGAGTCGTAACTCTCGACGGCCATGCCGACGATTGGCAGGATGTATATGGGTTTGAATTCTCCCTCCTCCCGGCACTCGACCCGGATGAAGAAAATGCCTACAAAGGTGGAAAGATGACTGTTAAG GCCTTGCATGATGGGAAGGATATGTACTTCTTGTTGCAAGTGGATGGGAACTATATCTACTCAAAAgg AGATAATCATGGATGCCCATCTGTGGCACTTATGTTTCAAGTTGGTGAGAGTGCTACCTACCACAGA ATGGGTGGATGTAAAGAATCACCAAATACGTGCAACAAAACAAGCTGCCGTGGCTATGAAGTTGACATCATGCATTTCTCTATTGGAAATGCTGTTCCAGGACGCTTGTACGGTGGGAACCCAATAGACAGCAGAGAGGGTAATGGAGGTGACAG ATTTGGCCATTTAGTTGATACCTATGCTTGGAATCCACATTGCAGAAACCTTGATGGTATTGGTCCGTCAG GAAATGACTCCACTGCACAGAATGATTGGAGAGGTGCATGGTGGCATAGCAGTTTGACAACCCATACAG GTTTTGTGGCAGAAGATAGTCCTTATGCATCTTCCGGTCAGAAAGGCACATACTACTTTGAATTTTCCAGGCCTCTCCGAAGCATGGATAGTCTACAGCAG GATGTACAATTCACCATTGGTCAATCAAGCAAGTTTTCAGCTGCTTTTTGGTACCCCAGTGATGGAAATCCATGGCATGGATCAGCTCATTATTCCGTCAGCTGTGACTGGGTACCCTTAGATGTGTCCCCAGGCTCTTCTTCGCCAGTTAAAGGAAAATCAGGAAGCGCTTGGGGTGCTGCCAGTGGCTTTGCTCTTCTCCTCTCTGTTGTTTCCTTCTGCATTTCAATTTTTGTTGGATACCGCATTTCTATTAATAAAGCCATCCCCTTCACACCCATGGATCGGCTTTAA
- the LOC113763466 gene encoding solute carrier family 40 member 3, chloroplastic, translating to MGVVVIANPQPHFSCSTFSFSIRQAPHPKSSCLRIRPGFSSRRWLNCPRLIPSRLEHFHPKCSATETDVFNQLAAEEEISEDLTASESNCSVQIVHLKSDVLETEALNLLAEGTFVDTLLTALPVLSEEEQNIIAATPAHPAGLYALYANCLAGNVVEQLWSFAWPASIALLHPSLLPVAVIGFFSKLAVIVGGPLVGKLMDHFPRIPAYNYLTIAQAAAQLLSIGMIIFAHTICPTSTSSILLRPWFVILVTAGAAERLSGLALGVAMERDWVVLLAGTNRPIALAQANAIISRIDLLCEIAGASVFGILLSKYPLVACLKLAAGLIISALPITVFLTWLTNKLSAGVLERPKPPSCGRNSSIESLTDDENIVYKSLQAIKHGLVEYLKQPVLPASLAYVLLCFNGVLAPSELMTAFLTQQGLNPSIIGGFSGLCAFMGVAATFVSASLVKRLGILKAGAAGLIFQACLLTIAIAAYWTGSISQQTPLLFFLFMIILSRLGHMSYDIVGQQILQTGIPESKANLIGTTEVSVASLAESVMLGVAIIANDASHFGFLATLSFLSVVGAAWLFCKWLVNPTDTQRSLLSYDLKF from the exons ATGGGTGTGGTTGTCATTGCCAATCCTCAGCCTCATTTTTCATGTTCGACTTTCAGCTTCAGTATTCGCCAAGCTCCTCATCCGAAGTCGTCTTGTCTTAGAATACGCCCTGGCTTCTCTTCTCGTCGATGGTTGAACTGCCCCAGATTAATCCCGTCTAG GCTTGAGCATTTTCATCCAAAGTGTTCAGCAACAGAAACTGATGTTTTTAATCAGCTTGCCGCtgaggaagaaatttcagaagaTCTCACAGCTTCTGAGTCAAACTGTTCTGTTCAAATTGTCCATCTCAAATCTGATGTCTTGGAGACTGAAGCACTCAATTTATTGGCTGAGGGCACTTTTGTAGACACGCTTTTGACAGCATTGCCT GTTTTGTCAGAGGAAGAGCAGAATATCATAGCTGCAACTCCAGCTCATCCCGCAGGATTGTATG CTCTGTATGCTAATTGCTTGGCTGGGAATGTGGTGGAACAGCTCTGGAGTTTTGCCTGGCCTGCTTCCATTGCTTTGCTCCATCCAAGTCTTCTTCCTGTTGCTGTGATTGGTTTTTTCAGTAAG CTTGCAGTGATTGTTGGAGGTCCGTTAGTTGGAAAGCTCATGGATCATTTTCCCAGAATACCTGCATATAACTATTTGACAATTGCTCAG GCAGCTGCTCAGTTGTTGTCTATAGGAATGATTATTTTTGCTCACACTATTTGTCCCACATCAACATCATCTATTCTTCTCCGGCCTTGGTTTGTTATACTTGTCACGGCTGGGGCAGCAGAGAGATTATCTGGATTGGCCTTGGGAGTTGCAATGGAGCGTGACTGGGTTGTTCTG ttagCAGGAACTAATCGGCCAATTGCTCTTGCGCAAGCTAATGCTATCATTAGCCGAATTGATCTCCTTTGCGAG ATTGCAGGAGCTTCAGTATTTGGTATTCTTCTGTCTAAATATCCTCTGGTTGCCTGCTTAAAGCTTGCTGCTGGTTTGATTATATCTGCTCTGCCGATTACG GTGTTCCTCACATGGTTAACCAACAAGCTATCTGCTGGTGTTCTTGAACGCCCTAAACCTCCAAGTTGTGGCCGAAATTCTAGTATTGAATCTTTGACAGATGATGAGAATATAG TGTACAAGAGTTTGCAAGCTATCAAGCATGGATTGGTTGAATACTTGAAGCAACCTGTTCTTCCAGCTAGCCTAGCATATGTGCTACTCTGCTTCAATGGTGTTCTTGCTCCCAGTGAATTAATGACAGCATTCTTAACTCAGCAAG GTTTAAATCCATCTATTATTGGAGGCTTCAGTGGGTTATGTGCTTTTATGGGGGTAGCAGCAACTTTTGTTTCAGCAAGCCTGGTCAAGCGATTGGGCATTTTGAAG GCTGGAGCTGCTGGACTGATTTTTCAAGCTTGTCTTCTTACCATAGCAATTGCTGCTTATTGGACTGGATCTATTTCTCAGCAGACACCActtcttttcttcttatttATGATT ATACTTTCAAGATTGGGGCATATGTCATATGATATTGTTGGCCAACAAATTCTGCAAACTGGAATTCCAGAATCCAAAGCAAATCTTATTGGGACGACAGAGGTTTCTGTTGCAAGTTTGGCAGAGTCTGTAATGTTAGGGGTAGCTATAATTGCAAATGATGCTTCACATTTTGGGTTCCTAGCAACACTTTCATTTCTATCAGTGGTCGGGGCCGCATGGTTGTTTTGTAAATGGTTGGTAAATCCTACTGATACGCAAAGGAGCCTTCTCTCATATGACCTAAAGTTTTGA
- the LOC113762639 gene encoding uncharacterized protein LOC113762639 isoform X1, which produces MGSLGGEIARKKAMWLSPKVIGVSPSERWGHSACYSNGLVYIFGGCCGGMHFSDVLVLNLETMDWSTLVTKGQGPGPRDSHSAVIVGYKMIVFGGTNGSKKVNDLYVLDLRSKEWTYPECKGTPPSPRESHTATLVGDEKLLIFGGSGEGEVNYLNDLHVLDLKTMRWASPEVKGNVPVPRDSHSAVAISNRLILYGGDSGDRYQGDVDVLDMDTLTWSRMDTQGSSPGARAGHSSVNIETKVYVIGGVAHKQYYNDVWILDIVSCSWSQLDICGQKPRGRFSHTAVVTNLDTVTVFGGCGEDEHPLNELLILQLGVDYANGLYKMPFYKTSGNQCNQERKRFLREAENGLQKRTVLMATSETLFIKDAEELKPLPKKSFCMDTDAFQMKKRRTNNLKMYGIASDAEEHSLSLSQSSSPSQSDQEQTPIKKCTEVSPQVLPIFKQYCATPASLQSNHVPLNQPNPRIITPRTRQELHVFGEHPDQSKLHNLQAVNFRKHELHFSADGQRSLEPGQFQNLIGAEVRGNVDGEFDSGYLMTATVNGRTFRGVLFAPGPYLVPRGVNLGQRPSSLRNQVNSSASHSSLGALRQSQQPTKQYAPEFQLAEVRRPISAVRSHPSSNTEPNLKSELHGVVLSLGGPGSGNGKL; this is translated from the exons ATGGGGTCTCTAGGAGGTGAAATTGCAAGGAAGAAGGCAATGTGGTTATCTCCAAAGGTTATTGGTGTCAGTCCTTCTGAAAGATGGGGGCATTCTGCTTGCTATTCCAATGGTTTAGTCTACATCTTTGGG GGATGTTGTGGCGGGATGCATTTTAGTGATGTTCTTGTACTAAATCTGGAGACAATGGATTGGAGCACTCTGGTGACCAAGGGACAGGGTCCGGGACCAAGAGACAGCCACAGTGCTGTAATAGTTGGGTACAAGATGATTGTCTTTGGGGGTACAAATGGTTCGAAAAAAGTTAATGATCTGTATGTACTAGATCTCAGGTCTAAAGAGTGGACATATCCTGAATGCAAAGGAACTCCGCCTTCCCCACGTGAAAGCCATACAGCTACACTTGTTGGTGATGAAAAATTGCTGATATTTGGGGGAAGTGGAGAGGGGGAAGTGAACTATTTGAATGACTTGCATGTTCTAGATCTTAAAACTATGAGGTGGGCTTCCCCAGAGGTAAAGGGAAATGTTCCTGTCCCTAGGGATAGTCACAGTGCTGTTGCCATCAGTAACAGGCTTATCTTGTATGGTGGAGACTCTGGTGATCGATACCAAGGTGATGTCGATGTGCTTGATATGGATACATTAACTTGGTCAAGG ATGGATACTCAGGGGTCTTCACCTGGTGCTCGAGCAGGTCATTCTTCTGTAAATATAGAAACAAAG GTGTATGTGATTGGCGGGGTAGCGCACAAGCAGTACTACAATGATGTCTGGATTCTTGATATAGTTTCCTGCTCATGGAGTCAACTGGACATATGTGGCCAAAAACCACGAGGAAGATTTTCCCATACAGCTGTTGTGACCAATTTGGACACAGTAACAGTTTTTGGAGG TTGTGGTGAGGATGAGCATCCGCTCAATGAGCTACTCATCCTGCAGCTTGGAGTTGACTATGCTAATGGACTGTATAAGATGCCGTTCTATAAAACTTCTGGCAACCAATGTAATCAAGAACGTAAGAGGTTTCTCAGAGAAGCAGAGAATGGTTTG CAGAAAAGAACAGTGCTGATGGCCACCAGTGAAACTTTGTTCATAAAGGATGCCGAAGAATTGAAACCATTGCCAAAGAAGTCTTTCTGCATGGATACAG ATgcttttcaaatgaaaaaaaggagGACAAACAACTTAAAGATGTATGGTATCGCGTCAGATGCTGAAGAGCATTCACTTTCACTCTCCCAAAGTTCATCTCCTTCTCAATCTGATCAGGAACAGACTCCTATCAAGAAATGCACAGAAGTCAGTCCTCAGGTGCTTCCGATATTTAAGCAGTACTGTGCAACTCCAGCGAGTTTGCAGTCAAATCATGTTCCTCTGAACCAGCCAAACCCCAGAATCATCACCCCACGGACTAGACAAGAGTTGCATGTTTTTGGAGAGCATCCAGATCAGTCGAAACTGCACAATCTACAAGCTGTTAATTTTCGTAAACATGAGTTGCATTTTTCAGCAGATGGGCAGAGATCCCTGGAGCCAGGACAGTTTCAAAACTTG ATTGGAGCTGAAGTTCGTGGCAATGTTGATGGTGAATTTGATTCTGGTTATCTGATGACTGCCACGGTTAATGGTAGGACTTTCAGAGGCGTCCTGTTTGCCCCG GGACCTTATCTTGTGCCAAGAGGGGTAAATCTTGGTCAGAGGCCTTCATCACTCAGAAACCAAGTAAATTCTAGTGCAAGTCATTCAAGTCTTGGTGCATTAAGGCAATCTCAGCAGCCGACAAAGCAATATGCTCCAGAATTTCAACTAGCCGAAGTTAGAAGGCCAATTTCAGCCGTTAGATCGCATCCATCCTCCAATACAGAGCCAAACCTCAAGAGTGAACTTCATGGGGTTGTTCTATCACTGGGAGGTCCAGGAAGTGGCAATGGCAAATTGTAG
- the LOC113762639 gene encoding uncharacterized protein LOC113762639 isoform X2 has product MGSLGGEIARKKAMWLSPKVIGVSPSERWGHSACYSNGLVYIFGGCCGGMHFSDVLVLNLETMDWSTLVTKGQGPGPRDSHSAVIVGYKMIVFGGTNGSKKVNDLYVLDLRSKEWTYPECKGTPPSPRESHTATLVGDEKLLIFGGSGEGEVNYLNDLHVLDLKTMRWASPEVKGNVPVPRDSHSAVAISNRLILYGGDSGDRYQGDVDVLDMDTLTWSRMDTQGSSPGARAGHSSVNIETKVYVIGGVAHKQYYNDVWILDIVSCSWSQLDICGQKPRGRFSHTAVVTNLDTVTVFGGCGEDEHPLNELLILQLGVDYANGLYKMPFYKTSGNQCNQERKRFLREAENGLKRTVLMATSETLFIKDAEELKPLPKKSFCMDTDAFQMKKRRTNNLKMYGIASDAEEHSLSLSQSSSPSQSDQEQTPIKKCTEVSPQVLPIFKQYCATPASLQSNHVPLNQPNPRIITPRTRQELHVFGEHPDQSKLHNLQAVNFRKHELHFSADGQRSLEPGQFQNLIGAEVRGNVDGEFDSGYLMTATVNGRTFRGVLFAPGPYLVPRGVNLGQRPSSLRNQVNSSASHSSLGALRQSQQPTKQYAPEFQLAEVRRPISAVRSHPSSNTEPNLKSELHGVVLSLGGPGSGNGKL; this is encoded by the exons ATGGGGTCTCTAGGAGGTGAAATTGCAAGGAAGAAGGCAATGTGGTTATCTCCAAAGGTTATTGGTGTCAGTCCTTCTGAAAGATGGGGGCATTCTGCTTGCTATTCCAATGGTTTAGTCTACATCTTTGGG GGATGTTGTGGCGGGATGCATTTTAGTGATGTTCTTGTACTAAATCTGGAGACAATGGATTGGAGCACTCTGGTGACCAAGGGACAGGGTCCGGGACCAAGAGACAGCCACAGTGCTGTAATAGTTGGGTACAAGATGATTGTCTTTGGGGGTACAAATGGTTCGAAAAAAGTTAATGATCTGTATGTACTAGATCTCAGGTCTAAAGAGTGGACATATCCTGAATGCAAAGGAACTCCGCCTTCCCCACGTGAAAGCCATACAGCTACACTTGTTGGTGATGAAAAATTGCTGATATTTGGGGGAAGTGGAGAGGGGGAAGTGAACTATTTGAATGACTTGCATGTTCTAGATCTTAAAACTATGAGGTGGGCTTCCCCAGAGGTAAAGGGAAATGTTCCTGTCCCTAGGGATAGTCACAGTGCTGTTGCCATCAGTAACAGGCTTATCTTGTATGGTGGAGACTCTGGTGATCGATACCAAGGTGATGTCGATGTGCTTGATATGGATACATTAACTTGGTCAAGG ATGGATACTCAGGGGTCTTCACCTGGTGCTCGAGCAGGTCATTCTTCTGTAAATATAGAAACAAAG GTGTATGTGATTGGCGGGGTAGCGCACAAGCAGTACTACAATGATGTCTGGATTCTTGATATAGTTTCCTGCTCATGGAGTCAACTGGACATATGTGGCCAAAAACCACGAGGAAGATTTTCCCATACAGCTGTTGTGACCAATTTGGACACAGTAACAGTTTTTGGAGG TTGTGGTGAGGATGAGCATCCGCTCAATGAGCTACTCATCCTGCAGCTTGGAGTTGACTATGCTAATGGACTGTATAAGATGCCGTTCTATAAAACTTCTGGCAACCAATGTAATCAAGAACGTAAGAGGTTTCTCAGAGAAGCAGAGAATGGTTTG AAAAGAACAGTGCTGATGGCCACCAGTGAAACTTTGTTCATAAAGGATGCCGAAGAATTGAAACCATTGCCAAAGAAGTCTTTCTGCATGGATACAG ATgcttttcaaatgaaaaaaaggagGACAAACAACTTAAAGATGTATGGTATCGCGTCAGATGCTGAAGAGCATTCACTTTCACTCTCCCAAAGTTCATCTCCTTCTCAATCTGATCAGGAACAGACTCCTATCAAGAAATGCACAGAAGTCAGTCCTCAGGTGCTTCCGATATTTAAGCAGTACTGTGCAACTCCAGCGAGTTTGCAGTCAAATCATGTTCCTCTGAACCAGCCAAACCCCAGAATCATCACCCCACGGACTAGACAAGAGTTGCATGTTTTTGGAGAGCATCCAGATCAGTCGAAACTGCACAATCTACAAGCTGTTAATTTTCGTAAACATGAGTTGCATTTTTCAGCAGATGGGCAGAGATCCCTGGAGCCAGGACAGTTTCAAAACTTG ATTGGAGCTGAAGTTCGTGGCAATGTTGATGGTGAATTTGATTCTGGTTATCTGATGACTGCCACGGTTAATGGTAGGACTTTCAGAGGCGTCCTGTTTGCCCCG GGACCTTATCTTGTGCCAAGAGGGGTAAATCTTGGTCAGAGGCCTTCATCACTCAGAAACCAAGTAAATTCTAGTGCAAGTCATTCAAGTCTTGGTGCATTAAGGCAATCTCAGCAGCCGACAAAGCAATATGCTCCAGAATTTCAACTAGCCGAAGTTAGAAGGCCAATTTCAGCCGTTAGATCGCATCCATCCTCCAATACAGAGCCAAACCTCAAGAGTGAACTTCATGGGGTTGTTCTATCACTGGGAGGTCCAGGAAGTGGCAATGGCAAATTGTAG